From the Ilumatobacteraceae bacterium genome, the window ACCCTGCGCCGGTTTCGTCGGCGAGATGTCGCCGATCGTGATCGGACTGATCGCCGGCGTCGGGTGCTATCTGGCGCTGCAGATCAAGGAGAAGCTGCGGCTCGACGACAGTCTCGACGTCATCGCCGTCCACCTGGTCGGCGGCCTGATCGGTACGGTCCTGCTCGGCTTCTTCGGCGATTCCGAGATCAGCGGCGCCGACGGCCTGTTCTTCGGCGGCGGCGCAGAGTTGCTGAAGGACCAGGTCGTGGCGGCGATCGGCGTGGTCGCGTTCTCCGGTGCCGTGTCGTACGTCATCGCGGTCGCGATCGATCGCACCGTCGGCCTCCGGGTGGAAACCGACGACGAACTCGTCGGCCTCGACCAGAGCCAACACGCAGAGTCCGCGTATCAGGCATGATGGGGGGCGACAACGACGTCGACATTCCCGAGGAGACACCAACATGAAGCTGGTCACCGCGATCATCAAGCCGTTCAAGCTCGACGAGGTCAAGGACGCGCTCAAAGGTGTCGGTGTCGCCGGCATGACCGTCGGCGAGGTGCGGGGCTTCGGTCGCCAAGGTGGTCACACCGAGACGTACCGCGGCGCCGAGTACCAGATCGACTTCGTCCCCAAGGTCGTCCTCGAGGCGGTCGTCGACGACAGCCAGAGCGATCTCGTCGTCGACACGATCGCCAAAGCGGCCGCGACCGGCAAGATCGGTGACGGCAAGATCTGGGTGACCAACGTCGAACGGATCGTCCGGATCCGCACCGGCGAAGAGGGCGTCGGCGCCCTCTGACCGGGTTGAGCCGACGACGCGACGGGTAGCCCTCGAACATGCCTGACCTGCGCGACATCGTCGATTCCGCGATCGAATTCCCCGTCGTCCCGAGCTTCACCAAGATCGGCTACGCCGTTCGCTCGCGACTCGACGGCTGGAACGACCTCGACGACTACGACCTCCACGGCCGGACCTTCGTCGTCACGGGTTCGACGTCCGGTCTCGGGCGGTTCACCGCCGAGCAGCTCGCATCCCGAGGTGCGCACGTCGTTGTCAACGGACGCGGCCACGACAAGACGAAGCAGGTGGCCGACGAGATCATGGGCGCCACCGGCTCGTCCGAGATCTCGATCGCGGTCGCCGACATGGGTGAGCTCGACCAGGTCCGCGCCATGGCCGGAGATCTCACGTCGCGCTTCGACCGCATCGACGGCCTCCTCCACAACGCCGGCGCGCTGTCGAACGAACGACAGGAGAACTCGCAGGGCATCGAGGCGACGGTCGCCAGTCAGGTGGTCGGCCCGTTCCTCCTCACCAGCCTCTTGCTCGACCCGCTGCGCGCGGCCGACCCCGGACGTGTGATCACGATGTCGTCGGGCGGCATGTACACCGCTGCGTTGACCGTCGACCATCTCCAGATGGACGAGTCCGAGTACGGCGGGAGTGATCAGTACGCGCGGGCCAAGCGAGCCCAGGTCACCCTGAACGAGATGTGGGCCGAACAGGTCCCGGCGTCCGACGTGGTGTTCCACGCGCTGCACCCCGGTTGGGCCGACACGCCGGGGGTCGAGGCGTCGCTGCCGACGTTCCGCAAGATCGTCGGGCCGCTGCTGCGCACCAGCGAGCAGGGTGCCGACACGATGGTCTGGCTCGCGGCCGACGACGGGGATCCGGCCATGACGACCGGCGAGTTCTGGCTCGATCGCCGCCCCCGCTCGATCCACAAGATCGGCCGGACCCGCACCACCGACACGCCCGAACGTCGAGTCGAGCTGTGGAACTGGTGCGTCGAACAGTCGGGGGCCGACGTCGACACCCGGTGAACCGGCTATTCGCAACAACGTTGCATCCGTGAACGGATGTCGATCCGTAACGAGGGATACATACCCCCCAACCCCCTCTTGGAGAGTGGATCGACATGAACTCACGTACGACACGAATCACAGCGCTCGCCGCCGTGGCTGCCCTCGGCCTCGCCGCCTGCGGTGACGACGGCAACGACGCCGACACCATCTCGACCCCGGCCGCGGCCGAGTCGACCGCCGACTCCGGCGAGACGACCGGCGAGGAAGTCGGCACCATCGTCGACGTCGCCGCCTCGATCGACGACTTCTCGACCCTCGTCGCCGCGGTGCAGGCCGCCGGCCTGGTCGAGACGCTCTCGAGCGAGGGGCCGTTCACGGTCTTCGCCCCGACCAACGAGGCATTCGCCACGGCGCTCGACTCGCTCGGCATCACCGCCGACGAGCTCCTGGCCGACACCGACACCCTGACCGAAATCCTCACGTACCACGTGCTCTCCGGAGCAGTGGACGCCGAGACGGCGATCAGCCTCGACGGCCAGACCGCCGAGACGGTCAACGGCGCCGAGATCTCGATCAACGTCGTCGACGGCAACGTCGTGATCAACGACGCCACGGTCACCACCGCCGACGTCATGGCGTCGAACGGCATCATCCACGTCATCGACACCGTGCTGCTGCCGCCGCACGACGGCATGACCGAGGAGATGTCGGACGAGATGAGCGACGACATGTCCGAGGAGATGTCGGATGACATGTCCGAGGAGAGCATGGGTTCGATCGTCGACGTCGCCGTCGAGGCCGGCTCGTTCACCACTCTCGTCGCCGCCGTCCAGGCCGCCGGCCTGGAAGAGACCCTCGCCACGGGTGGCCCGTTCACCGTGTTCGCCCCGACCGACGAGGCGTTCGCCGCCGCCCTCGAGGCGCTCGGCCTCACCGCCGAGGAACTGCTCGCCGACACCGAGACCCTGACGTCGATCCTCACGTACCACGTGATCGACGGTGAGGTCCCGGCCAGCACGGTCGTCACCCTCGACGGCGAGTCCGCCGAGACGCTGAACGGCGCCTCGGTCGACATCTCCGTCGACGGCGAGACGGTCATGGTCAACGACGCCACGGTGGTCGCGGTCGACGTCGCCGCCGACAACGGCATCATCCACGTGATCGATTCGGTGCTCCTCCCCCCGAGCAACTGAGTCCGTGGGCGGGCGCCGACCCTTCCGGCGCCCGCCCACCCGCTCCCTGCCATGCACACGCTCACCCTGCAGCTCACCGACGACCGACCGGCGGCCCCGCCTCGCGGGTACGATCGAGTCGTGTCGTCGATGTCTTCTTCGGCCCCACACTCGCTCGACGAGGCGTTCGCTGCCGGAACCGTCGACCTCCGAGCCGTGTACGACGAGCACAGCTCGCTCGTCTACTCGATGTGTCGTCGGGCCCTCGGTGCCGAAGCGGCGAAGGACGCCACCCAGGAGGTGTTCGTCAGCGCCTGGCGAAAACGTGAGCAGTTCGATCCGACCAAGGGGGCACTCGGCGCCTGGCTCGTCGGAATCACCAAGCGCCGGATCATCGACCAGATCCGGTCCGAAGGTCGACATGCCGATCGGCGTGCCGACGAGGTCCACGACGAGCGTTCCCCGTCCGAAGATCCTCCCCCCGACCGTGTGGTCGACCGCATGTTCGCCGCACATTTGTTGGCCTCGCTCCCATCCAGAACCAGGGAGGTCATCGAACTGGTCTATGTGCATGACCTGACCCACCGCGAAGTCGCAGATCAGACCGGTCTCCCGATCGGCACGGTCAAGAGCGACGTCCGCCGAGGCATCATGAAGATT encodes:
- a CDS encoding P-II family nitrogen regulator; its protein translation is MKLVTAIIKPFKLDEVKDALKGVGVAGMTVGEVRGFGRQGGHTETYRGAEYQIDFVPKVVLEAVVDDSQSDLVVDTIAKAAATGKIGDGKIWVTNVERIVRIRTGEEGVGAL
- a CDS encoding SDR family NAD(P)-dependent oxidoreductase codes for the protein MPDLRDIVDSAIEFPVVPSFTKIGYAVRSRLDGWNDLDDYDLHGRTFVVTGSTSGLGRFTAEQLASRGAHVVVNGRGHDKTKQVADEIMGATGSSEISIAVADMGELDQVRAMAGDLTSRFDRIDGLLHNAGALSNERQENSQGIEATVASQVVGPFLLTSLLLDPLRAADPGRVITMSSGGMYTAALTVDHLQMDESEYGGSDQYARAKRAQVTLNEMWAEQVPASDVVFHALHPGWADTPGVEASLPTFRKIVGPLLRTSEQGADTMVWLAADDGDPAMTTGEFWLDRRPRSIHKIGRTRTTDTPERRVELWNWCVEQSGADVDTR
- a CDS encoding fasciclin domain-containing protein produces the protein MNSRTTRITALAAVAALGLAACGDDGNDADTISTPAAAESTADSGETTGEEVGTIVDVAASIDDFSTLVAAVQAAGLVETLSSEGPFTVFAPTNEAFATALDSLGITADELLADTDTLTEILTYHVLSGAVDAETAISLDGQTAETVNGAEISINVVDGNVVINDATVTTADVMASNGIIHVIDTVLLPPHDGMTEEMSDEMSDDMSEEMSDDMSEESMGSIVDVAVEAGSFTTLVAAVQAAGLEETLATGGPFTVFAPTDEAFAAALEALGLTAEELLADTETLTSILTYHVIDGEVPASTVVTLDGESAETLNGASVDISVDGETVMVNDATVVAVDVAADNGIIHVIDSVLLPPSN
- a CDS encoding sigma-70 family RNA polymerase sigma factor; amino-acid sequence: MSSSAPHSLDEAFAAGTVDLRAVYDEHSSLVYSMCRRALGAEAAKDATQEVFVSAWRKREQFDPTKGALGAWLVGITKRRIIDQIRSEGRHADRRADEVHDERSPSEDPPPDRVVDRMFAAHLLASLPSRTREVIELVYVHDLTHREVADQTGLPIGTVKSDVRRGIMKIRDEMRNEMTVSHV